The Klebsiella quasivariicola region CGCGCTATTGCTCGCCGTGTTCCTGTGCAAACTGTTGGCGGTGCTGGCCAGCAGCGGTTCCGGTGCGCCCGGCGGGGTCTTTACCCCCACGCTGTTTGTCGGCCTGGCGATGGGCATGCTGTTTGCCCACCTCAGCGGGCTGTGGTTAGCGGGAAATGAGGAGATAGCCATCCTGATGGGGCTGACGGGTATGGCGGCGTTTCTGGCCGCTACCACCCATGCGCCGATCATGTCGACATTGATGATTTGTGAGATGACCGGGCAGTATGTCCTGCTGCCCGGCCTGCTGATAACCTGCGTCGTGGCGTCAGTGCTGTCGCGGACGTTACGCCGGGATTCGATCTATCGCCATCACGTTGCCGAGCATGTCTAAATCGACGTAACGGCTCAGCTCACGCTGTTCGGCGCGCGGCAAATACGGCAGTTCGCCAATCAGCGGTGCCGGCAGCTTTTTGCTGAGTACATCGATGATTTCAGCATAGTGCGCCAGACCGGGGTTGATCCGGTTGGCCACCCAGCCGATCAGCGGCAGCCCGTCATTAGCGATCGCCTGGGCGGTAAGCAGCGCATGATTAATGCACCCTTCCTGGATCCCCACCACCATCAGTACCGGGAGCTGCTCCTGCACCACCCACTCGGAGAGCGGTCGCAGGTCGTTCATCAGGCTGCGCCAGCCGCCGGTGCCTTCGACCACCACATGCTCGACCTGCCCGCTAAGCCGCTGCAAACCATCTGACAACAGACCATAGTTAATCGGACAGCTGTGCGCCACGCTGCTTTCGTCTTCACTCAGGGCGATAGGATTGACCGCCTCATAGGGTAACGCCAGCGTGGAGACGCTCTGCAGTACCAGCGCGTCTTTGTTGCGCAAACCGTCCGGCGTCTCTTTGCTGCCCTTCGCCACAGGCTTGTACCCGGCCACGCTTTTGCCTCTGGCAGCAAGTGCCTGCAACAGCGCACGGGTAACCACTGTCTTCCCGACAGAGGTGTCTGTACCTGTAATAAAGAAACGCTTAAACATCACTAACCCCACAGTTTTGTCGATGAAATATACGGGAGAGAAATAATCAACAGTGGGCAAAGTCTACGTGAAGCCGCTGGGGGTCGGCTTGAGATAGCGCAATTTTTGGTGTGACTATGAAAAAATGTTAACCCTGTAACAGTCGTATGAGTAAGGATCCGTTATAGAGCGCATCCTTGACCAGCGCCGCGCCAGCCATCGTTCCACGGTTGGAGAACTGGGTGCTTTCGACAGCAATATGCTGACTGTAGGCGGGGAGCGATTGTTGCCGAATGCAGCTGGAAATTGCCGGAAAAAGGATCTCTGCCGCCAGATTAAACGGCGAGCCAATCAGGATTTTCTGCGGGTTAAACAGGTTGACCATGATCGCCAGAATACGACCAACGTGGTTACCTACGCCGCTGATAATATCTCGGGCCAGCAGATCGCCCTGCAGCGCCGCCTGGCACAACCACTCCACGCTCAGCGGACGCTGGTGCAGCAGAGAGCTCATCGACTGCGCCATGCGCATCTGCGCCAGCTCCAGCACGCTCTCCACGCTGGCAATGGTTTCCAGACAGCCATGGTTGCCGCAGTAGCAGCGTTTGCCGTAGGGATCGACCTGAGTATGGCCGATCTCCACCAGGCTGCTGCTGCCGGCATGCAGCAGGCGACCGTCGGTAATGACGCCGGCGCCCACGTTATGGTCGATCACCACCTGAATGACGTCACGAGCGCCGCGCGAGGCGCCAAATAACGATTCCGCCATGGTCCAGGCGCTGATGTCATGCTGAATATAGACCGGCACGCCGGTATGATTAGCCAGCGCTTCGCCCAGCGGCACATCTTTGACATCCTCATAAAACGGCATTCGATGGATAATGCCATTTTCGGTATCAATAATTCCCGGCATCGTCATGGCGATGGAAGTAAGGCGTTCCAGCTTCTTTTGATGGCGAATAAAGAACCGATCAATGTGGTCGATAACCCGGGTGAGAAACGGCGTACTGTCGGTGAGCGCCAGTTCCAGCTGATCCTCCACCACCAGCTGGCTACTTAAATCTCGCAGCGAAAGATGGATCTCGCCGCGGCTGATGCGCACCGCCAGATAGTGCCAGGCTTCGGTTTCCACCATCAGTCCTACCGCCGGACGGCCACGGCTACCGGGCTCCTGGATCTCCGTCTCCTGCACCAGATGCGCTTCCAGCATTTCGCGGACGATTTTGGTGATACTGGCGGGCGCCAGTTGCGCAAATCGGGAGAGGTCGATACGCGAAACCGGGCCGAGCTGATCAATCAGGCGATATACAGCGCCCGCATTGGTCTGCTTAATTTGATCGATATGGCCTGGTTGACTATCCGCTACCACCATTGACTCCCTTATTTTCGCGCTTCGAAATAAACTTTCGGCTATGGTGAAGCACTTCGATGGTGAACGTCAAATTTTTACTTAGCCTTGTGATTTACTGCACATTTCCAGCCTGTTTTCGCCTCAATTCTGCTCGGTTTTCCAGGCCAGCAGCGCATCGCGAAAGCGTTTTGCCAGCGCCCCCTGTTCGTGGTGCTTCGACCACACCAGCCACATCTCCGATACGGCATCCTGCTCCTCAATCGGCAGCCAGCGCATTTCACTGAGCTGCACGCGCTGAAAGGAGGCCGGCAGAATCGACACCCCCAGCCCGGCCGCCACCAGGCCGATAATGGTCATCGCCTCCCCCACCTCCTGGGCAATCACCGGCGTATGCCCGTAGCGGCGCAGCAAGCCGAGGATGTCGTCATACAGGCCGGTGCCGACGTGCGGGTCGAAAAAGACAAAGGGTTCACGCGCCAGCGCTGCCAGGCTGACCGAGGGCAGACGGGCCAGCGGATGGTTGGCCGGCACCATCGCCAGCAGCGGTTCGCGCAGCACCCGCTCCCATGCCAGGGTGTCCGGTAACTGAGTATTGCGCAACAGTCCCAGGTCGAGGGCTCCCTCGCTCAGGGGCACGATCTGTTCGCGAGTGTTGGTCTCCCGGGTCAGAATATGCACATCCGGATAGCGCTGGCGAAACATCGACAGCGTATCAGACACCGCCTTAATGAAAGGCGCCGACGAAGTAAAACCGATACGCAGCTCGCCAGTTTCCCCATGATGCAGACGCGCGGCGCGGGCGGCCGCGTCATCGACCTGGGCGAGGATTTGGCGGCTGTCGGCGAGAAACTGTTTCCCGGCCGCCGTCAGGCTAACGCTGCGGTTGGTGCGGGCGAACAGACGCGCCCCGGTCTGCTGCTCAAGGATCTGAATTTGCTGACTTAACGGCGGTTGCGAGATGTTCAGTCGCGCCGCGGCGCGGCCAAAATGCAGCTCTTCGGCGACGGCGATAAAGTAGCGCAGATGACGCAACTCGATATTCATATTTAAAACGTCTTATTTGAGATTATTAATATATTAGACAGAATATTTACATTTTCATACCCTAAAAATGTGAGCTGAATGGTCACAACACTCTGTTGGTAAGCAGCAACTTCTACGCAAGGAATTCTCTGTGAGTCGTACAACAACCGTTGACACCGTGCCGGCGGGCGAGGTCAGCGTCGCTGGTGCATCCCGCCCGGATCAGTTTATTAAGCGCGGCACCCCGCAGTTTATGCGCGTCACCCTCGCGCTGTTCTCCGCCGGGCTGGCCACCTTCGCCCTGCTCTACTGCGTGCAGCCGATCCTGCCGGTACTGTCGAACGAGTTCGCTGTATCGCCGGCCAGCAGCAGTATCTCACTCTCCATTTCCACGGCGATGCTGGCGGTAGGCCTGTTGTTTACCGGCCCGCTCTCCGATGCCGTTGGCCGCAAACCGGTGATGGTCACCGCCCTGCTGCTGGCCGCCTGCTGCTCGCTGCTGTCGACCATGATGTCCAGCTGGCACGGCATTCTGATTATGCGCGCGCTGATCGGCCTGTCGCTGAGCGGCGTAGCGGCGGTTGGCATGACCTACCTGAGCGAGGAGATCCATCCCAGCTTTGTCGCCTTTTCCATGGGGCTCTATATCAGCGGCAACTCCATCGGCGGCATGAGCGGCCGCTTGCTCACCGGGGTATTCACCGATTTCTTCGGCTGGCGCGTGGCGCTGGCGGTAATCAGCGGCTTCGCGCTGGCTGCAGCCGTTATGTTCTGGCGCATCCTGCCCGAGTCTCGGCATTTCCGTCCCACCTCGCTGCGACCGAAAACATTACTGATTAACTTTCGCCTGCACTGGCGCGACCGCGGCCTGCCGCTGCTGTTCGTCGAAGGTTTCCTGCTGATGGGGGCCTTTGTCACCCTGTTTAATTACATTGGCTACCGGCTGATGATGTCGCCATGGTCGTTAAGCCAGGCTGTGGTGGGGCTACTGTCGGTGGCCTATCTCACCGGTACCTGGAGTTCCCCGAAGGCGGGCGCCATGACGGTACGCTATGGCCGCGGGCCGGTGATGCTCGGCTTTACGGCGGTGATGCTCTGCGGTCTGCTGCTGACGCTCTTTTCTTCACTGTGGCTCATTTTCATCGGCATGCTATTGTTTTCGGCGGGATTTTTCGCCGCGCACTCGGTTGCCAGCAGCTGGATTGGCCCCCGCGCTCGCCGCGCCCGCGGCCAGGCGTCATCGCTGTATTTGTTCAGCTATTATTTAGGCTCCAGTCTGGCGGGGACATTAGGCGGAGTGTTCTGGCACCACTACGGTTGGAACGGCGTCGGAGGCTTTATCGCGCTACTGCTCCTTGCCGCGCTACTGACCGGCACGTGCCTGCATCGGCGACTGAAATAGTCGTTTGTGACGTGGCCTGCGGGCCACGTTTCACCACATGCCCATGATGGATGACAAACCCATCAGCTCTCTCAAGGCATCAATGGACAATAAAGCAATAAACAGCCAGGTGAACGGATTCATAAACCACCCCCGAACCTCCAGACCTGTGTAATCGATCACAGTTTAGTACCGATATGTTACCGTTTTCTGTCACACCGATCACAGAGGTGAGCTTATTCTCCCACCATGTGTCTTTCCCTTCCCCTGTGCGCAACGCTCGACCCGCGGGGCGTATCAGGATAGTGTAGAAGCAGACCGATAATCTCTTTATTCACCTGTCACGGACCGCACGCTACTATGACTGAAAATACGCCTTATCAGCAGCTTACCCGCACCTTTCAGCGCCTGTCGCGCTTTTCGCATCTCTCCGCCATCGCCGGCTGGGATATGTTCGCGATGATGCCCCCGGGCGGGAGCGTCGCCCGCAGCGAAGCGCTGGCCGAGCTCGGCGTGCTGCAGCATCAGATCCTGACCGATAAAAAAGTGGGGCAATGGCTTCAGGAGGCCCGCCAGCAGGATCTCAATGATGTCGAACAGGCCAACCTGCGCGAAATGCAGCGTCAGTACGATCAGGCGGCGCTGCTGCCGGAGAGCCTGGTGGAGGCTAAATCGCTGGCCGGCAGCCGCTGTGAGCATGCCTGGCGCAGCCAGCGTCCCGCCAACGACTGGACGGGCTTTGCCGACAATCTTCGCGAGGTGGTCAAACTGAGCCGTCAGGAAGCGCAGATCCGCGCCGATGCCAGAGGCGGTTCACGCTACGACGCGCTGCTGGATATTTTCGAACCGGATATGACCAGCGCGCGGCTGGACAGCCTGTTCGCCGATCTCAAATCGTGGCTACCCTCCCTGCTTAGCCAGGCGGTGGAGAAGCAGGCGAAGCAGACGTTAATCGCCCCGCAGGGGCCTTTCCCCATTGCTGAACAACGGGAACTGGGCCTGCAGGCGATGCGCATCCTCGGCTTTGACTTCGACGGCGGGCGCCTCGATATCAGCGCCCACCCGTTCTGCGGCGGCGTCCCCCAGGACGTGCGCATAACCACTCGCTACAATGAAAAGGATCTGCTCAGCGCCCTGTTCGGCGTGATCCACGAAACCGGCCACGCCCGCTATGAACAGAACCTGCCCCGGCCCTGGATCGACCAGCCGGTTGGGCTCGCCCGCTCCACCGCCATTCACGAATCGCAGAGCCTGTTCTTTGAAATGCAGCTGGGACGCAGCGAGCGCTTCCTAAACCGCCTGTTGCCGGCGGTGCGCGAGCGCTTTGGCGACCAGCCGGCCTTCAGCCAGGACAATTTTGTCGCCTGGAATCAGCGAGTGAAACCGGGCTTTATTCGCGTCGATGCCGACGAGGTCAGCTACCCGGCACATGTGATCCTGCGCTATGAAATTGAACGCGCGCTGATCGACGGCGACATTGAGGTGGAAGATATCCCATCGCTGTGGGACGAGAAAATGCAGCACTGGCTGGGACTGTCGACCACCGGCAATTATCGCGATGGCTGCATGCAGGATATTCACTGGACCGACGGCGGCTTTGGTTACTTCCCTTCCTACACCCTGGGCGCAATGTATGCCGCGCAGCTGATGGCCGCCGCTCGCCGTGCGCTGCCGACCTTAGACCGCGATATCGCCGAAGGGGATTTCAGCGCCCTGTTCGACTGGCTGCGACAAAATATCTGGCAGCATGGCAGCCGCTTCACCACCTCGCAGTTGATCCAGCAGGCCACCGGCGAAGAACTAAGCAGCCGCTATTTCCGCGACCATCTTACCGCCCGTTACCTGTGATCGTGCGCGCCGGGCTACCCGGCGCGTCCTTCCCCCCTGGCTTGTACATTCGGTTACACGCCGATACCAAACACTCACGGAAAGCCCGAAAAGACAAGCATATAGTGATTTCACCGGCCCCGCAGTGGGGTTGAAATTAAGAAAACTTTTCGAGGATATCAGAATGAAAAAAGTATTAGCTCTGGTCGTTGCCGCTGCTATGGGTCTCTCTTCTGCCGCTTTCGCTGCTGATGCAGCAAGCACCACTCAGGCGCCAGCTGCTACCCACAGCACGGCTGCCAAGACCACTCATCACAAAAAACAGCACAAAGCTGCGGCAAAACCGGCTGCAGAGCAGAAAGCGCAGGCTGCCAAAAAACACAAAAAAGCAGACGCTAAACCAGCCGCTGCCCAGAAAGCCCAGGCCGCTAAAAAACACAAAAAAGCAGACGCTAAACCAGCCGCTCCGCAGAAAGCCCAGGCAGCGAAAAAGCACCACAAAACTGCGGCTAAACCGGTAGCCCAGAAAGCCCAGGCAGCAAAAAAACACCACAAAACCACTAAACACCAGGCCGCTAAACCAGCTGCACAGCCGGCAGCATAATTCCTCCCGGTGAACCAACCTTCTTAAATAATCGGCGCTGTTTCAGCGCCGTTTTTTCTGGAGAGCACTATGCTGCGGCGCTATCGTTTTGAGCTCATCCTGATCCTGTTAATCATTTGCGCAGTGGTTGCTACCCGCTTTTTCCTCTATTAATCCTGTCCACCCCGCTCTGATTTTGTTGCTCCTGCTGGCTTTTCAGTTAACTCACTATCGTGCGGCTATCGCTGACCACACCTTCCTGCATCTCCTTTACCTGAAAATTCCAGCAGCACAAAAATGTCCGGCGCCCGAAGACGCCAGACACTTAAGTCATAAACTATTGCGCGCCGGCCACCTCGCAGTGACCAGACTCTTCACAGTACGCGTACCGCTTCCATCACCAGATAACCGGTCGCACCCCAGATAGCGACCGAGACCAGGGAAACATAAACCAGTGCGCGAATACCTTTTTTAGACATATACCCTCCGAACCACGGGGAAATAGAATTGAGGTATCATCGCCGGTATTACCTCTCTATTTACTCAACGGCAGGTTGACCGTAACAACGTTTTCGGTGAGAAAATGTTTCGCATTGAAAATAATTACGAGGGGCGTAAAGAAGTGCGAATTCTGGTGAAGTTCTGGTGGGTAAACGTATTATTTTTGCGCCCATCCCTGACAAACCAGGAATAGTCCCAAGAGCGAATTGATGCAATATTAATCAGATTCAGTACGTTCTGATACACGAATTGAGTTGCGCCGCACGCCGCTTTCTGCGGAAATAATCACTGAAGACTGTTGGCATTAACTGTTTGAAATCAGACGGTTTAGCCGGCAGTCTTTCCAGCCGCGCTTCGGTAAAGATTGCCGTTTGGGCTGACTGGAATTAGTGTTTACTTTCAAAAACTTAAATCTCCTGCTACTGTCAATAGACATCATAGCCTCCCCAGAGAGTGATATGCGTAGAGACGTTCTGTTATTACTGTGTTCATTTTATCTGTTGCCTCTGGGCGCCCATGCCGATGAGAGCGGTCTGAGCGCCAAAGACATTAAAACGCTCTTTTTCGGCCACGATGATCGTAAAGCCGTCAGCCACCCTGAAGAGAGCCCGTGGGATGCGATTGGCCAGCTGGAAACCGCCAGCGGCAATTTGTGTACGGCCACGCTCATCTCTCCGAATCTGGCGCTAACCGCGGGACACTGTCTGTTAACCCCCCCGCGCGGCAAGCCGGACAAAGCGGTCGCCCTGCGCTTTATTTCCCGCAACGGCAACTGGGTGTATGAGATTCACGGTATTGATGGGCGGGTGGAGCCAGGTTTAGGTAAGCGCCTGAAGGCTGATGGCGATGGCTGGATCGTCCCCTCCGCCGCTGCGCCGTCAGATTTTGGCTTGATCGTCCTGCGTTACGCCCCGTCGGGCATCACGCCGATCCCGCTTTTCCCCGGCAGTAAGGCCGATTTAACCGCCGCGCTGAAGGCAGCGGACCGGAAAGTGACCCAGTCAGGTTATCCTGAAGATCATCTGGATAATCTGTACAGTCACCAGGATTGCATTGTGACCGGCTGGGCGCAAAGCAGCGTGCTGTCGCACCAGTGCGACACCCTGCCAGGGGACAGCGGCTCGCCGCTGCTGCTGAAGACCGAGGATGGCTGGCAGGTGATCGCCGTGCAAAGCTCCGCTCCTGGTCCGCAGGATCGCTGGCGGGCCGACAACCGCGCCATTTCCGTCACCGGCTTTCGTGATAAGCTCGAAACGCTGGCCGGAGAGTAATAGACCGTGATCGGCGAGAGAATGTATTTTTGCCCCCTCGTGGCGGAAGAAATTTTTCGCCAGCCGAAAGCCGTGAACCTGCGCAGTCCTCATCATCACCGGGCATAATTACAAGCTGGCCATCACCACAGTGGGCCTGTTTGCCGCCTGCCTTCGCAGGCGGCAAGACGTCAGGCGAGCTTAATGAGCACCATGCCGGCCACCAGCAGGATGAGCCCCGCCCAGCCTTTGTTATTCAGGCGCTGACCAAACAGCACCCAACCGGCGGCAATGGTCGCCGCGATACCGAAGCCGCCCCACAGCGCATAGGCGACTGAGAGATCGATCCCTTTGACCGCCTGTGACAGGGCGCTGAATGCCCCCAACACCGCCGCCAGGGACAGGATACCGTAGATTTTGCGGCGGAAGCCGTCGGAAAACTTCAAAAAGACGTTGGCGATGATTTCAAGCACGATGGCGATAGCCAGCCAGGCGGCGTGTACCCACTCAAACTGCTGCATGGCTCACCTCCTGCGGCTTCGACGTTTTTTTCTGAGTCCCGGACTTAATTAAGACAATCCCCGCCACCAGGGTCGTCAGGCCGGCTATCTTCAACAGCGACAGGCTTTCATCAAACAACAGAACGCTAAACAGAGTAATCAGCAAAATGCCAATTCCTTCCCACAATGCATAAGCCACGCCGAGGGCTATTTTTTTAACTGCAAAGGCGAGAAAAATATATGAGAGGGCAATCATGGCCAGCATTAAAATAAAGCCGGTGTGCCCACCACTCACGCTTGCCCATTTCATAGACAAGGTGCCGGTAATTTCAGCGACAATCGCTAAAGCCAATAAAATCCAATAAAACATGATCCTTTCTCCTGCTTGAGAATATAATCCATTACCGTTTACGCGAAACGTAAACCGGAAAATTTCTGACGTAGATTTCGCTGTGCGCTTGGCGCCAGCTCAGGCAGTAAGAAAGGTGACTATAGCGCCGAATGCCAGTGCTGTTCGCCGGCAAAACGGGAAAAAGAAAGGGATACTGCGGGGTGATTTAAAATATACATCCTGAACTGATTGTCCATAAAATTACAATTATCCGCGGTGTTGCTTCTCGTCCGGTGCGGATGAAAATTATCCTCAGTAGTTATACACAGCTAAATTTGTAGCATAGTGCTACATTTAATTCAAAGACTTTGCAATTCTTTACGCCGCTGTTTTGCTTCAATGCGTTTTTTCTGCAAAAAAACGTCATTATGCTAATGTAACGCAACCTGTTAATAGGCAAGGAAGATCGAGGTCGGGACCCTATGGCTAAACCCATTATTACACTTAACGGATTAAAGATGGTCATCATGCTGGGCATGCTGGTGATCATCCTTACCGGCATTCGCTTTGCGGCGGACATTATTGTCCCTTTTATTCTCGCCCTCTTTCTGGCGGTCATCATCAATCCGCTGGTACAACTGCTGGTCCGCTGCCGGGTACCGCGCGTACTGGCGATTTCGCTGCTGATTGGCCTCATTGTCATGCTGGCCGTGGTGCTGCTGGCTTCGCTGGGGACCTCGCTGAACGAGCTGGCGCGTACCCTGCCGCAGTATCGCAACTATCTGTATGAGCCGATGCAGACCATCGCCCCCTGGCTGCAGCGCATGGGGTTCACCGTCTCGGTGGTGGAGTTGAATAAATACATCGACCCTAACGCCGTGATGACGCTGGTGACCAGCCTGCTCACGCAGCTGTCGAACGCCATGTCTTCAATTTTTCTGTTGCTCCTGACGGTGGTGTTTATGCTGCTGGAAGTTCCGCAGCTTCCCGCCAAGCTGCAGCAGCTGATGTCCCGCCCGGTAGAAGGCATGGGCGCCATCCAGCGGGCCATTGACAGCGTGTCGCATTATCTGGTGCTGAAAACCGCGATTAGCCTGGTCACCGGCCTGGTGGTCTGGGGCATGCTGGTGCTGCTGGATGTACGCTTCGCCTTTATGTGGGGGCTGCTGGCCTTCGCGCTAAACTATATTCCCAATATCGGTTCCGTGCTGGCGGCTATCCCGCCGATTCTGCAGGTTCTGGTATTCGGCGGCCTGTACGAGGCGCTGGTGGTGCTGGCCGGCTATCTTATCGTTAATCTGGTGTTCGGTAATATTCTGGAGCCGCGGATTATGGGACGCGGCCTGGGACTCTCCACGCTGGTGGTGTTCCTGTCCTTGATCTTCTGGGGCTGGTTGCTGGGT contains the following coding sequences:
- the bioD gene encoding dethiobiotin synthase, whose protein sequence is MFKRFFITGTDTSVGKTVVTRALLQALAARGKSVAGYKPVAKGSKETPDGLRNKDALVLQSVSTLALPYEAVNPIALSEDESSVAHSCPINYGLLSDGLQRLSGQVEHVVVEGTGGWRSLMNDLRPLSEWVVQEQLPVLMVVGIQEGCINHALLTAQAIANDGLPLIGWVANRINPGLAHYAEIIDVLSKKLPAPLIGELPYLPRAEQRELSRYVDLDMLGNVMAIDRIPA
- the mlc gene encoding sugar metabolism global transcriptional regulator Mlc, which encodes MVADSQPGHIDQIKQTNAGAVYRLIDQLGPVSRIDLSRFAQLAPASITKIVREMLEAHLVQETEIQEPGSRGRPAVGLMVETEAWHYLAVRISRGEIHLSLRDLSSQLVVEDQLELALTDSTPFLTRVIDHIDRFFIRHQKKLERLTSIAMTMPGIIDTENGIIHRMPFYEDVKDVPLGEALANHTGVPVYIQHDISAWTMAESLFGASRGARDVIQVVIDHNVGAGVITDGRLLHAGSSSLVEIGHTQVDPYGKRCYCGNHGCLETIASVESVLELAQMRMAQSMSSLLHQRPLSVEWLCQAALQGDLLARDIISGVGNHVGRILAIMVNLFNPQKILIGSPFNLAAEILFPAISSCIRQQSLPAYSQHIAVESTQFSNRGTMAGAALVKDALYNGSLLIRLLQG
- a CDS encoding LysR family transcriptional regulator, yielding MNIELRHLRYFIAVAEELHFGRAAARLNISQPPLSQQIQILEQQTGARLFARTNRSVSLTAAGKQFLADSRQILAQVDDAAARAARLHHGETGELRIGFTSSAPFIKAVSDTLSMFRQRYPDVHILTRETNTREQIVPLSEGALDLGLLRNTQLPDTLAWERVLREPLLAMVPANHPLARLPSVSLAALAREPFVFFDPHVGTGLYDDILGLLRRYGHTPVIAQEVGEAMTIIGLVAAGLGVSILPASFQRVQLSEMRWLPIEEQDAVSEMWLVWSKHHEQGALAKRFRDALLAWKTEQN
- a CDS encoding MFS transporter, producing the protein MSRTTTVDTVPAGEVSVAGASRPDQFIKRGTPQFMRVTLALFSAGLATFALLYCVQPILPVLSNEFAVSPASSSISLSISTAMLAVGLLFTGPLSDAVGRKPVMVTALLLAACCSLLSTMMSSWHGILIMRALIGLSLSGVAAVGMTYLSEEIHPSFVAFSMGLYISGNSIGGMSGRLLTGVFTDFFGWRVALAVISGFALAAAVMFWRILPESRHFRPTSLRPKTLLINFRLHWRDRGLPLLFVEGFLLMGAFVTLFNYIGYRLMMSPWSLSQAVVGLLSVAYLTGTWSSPKAGAMTVRYGRGPVMLGFTAVMLCGLLLTLFSSLWLIFIGMLLFSAGFFAAHSVASSWIGPRARRARGQASSLYLFSYYLGSSLAGTLGGVFWHHYGWNGVGGFIALLLLAALLTGTCLHRRLK
- a CDS encoding KPN_01571 family protein, which codes for MNPFTWLFIALLSIDALRELMGLSSIMGMW
- a CDS encoding carboxypeptidase M32 — its product is MTENTPYQQLTRTFQRLSRFSHLSAIAGWDMFAMMPPGGSVARSEALAELGVLQHQILTDKKVGQWLQEARQQDLNDVEQANLREMQRQYDQAALLPESLVEAKSLAGSRCEHAWRSQRPANDWTGFADNLREVVKLSRQEAQIRADARGGSRYDALLDIFEPDMTSARLDSLFADLKSWLPSLLSQAVEKQAKQTLIAPQGPFPIAEQRELGLQAMRILGFDFDGGRLDISAHPFCGGVPQDVRITTRYNEKDLLSALFGVIHETGHARYEQNLPRPWIDQPVGLARSTAIHESQSLFFEMQLGRSERFLNRLLPAVRERFGDQPAFSQDNFVAWNQRVKPGFIRVDADEVSYPAHVILRYEIERALIDGDIEVEDIPSLWDEKMQHWLGLSTTGNYRDGCMQDIHWTDGGFGYFPSYTLGAMYAAQLMAAARRALPTLDRDIAEGDFSALFDWLRQNIWQHGSRFTTSQLIQQATGEELSSRYFRDHLTARYL
- the asr gene encoding acid resistance repetitive basic protein Asr encodes the protein MKKVLALVVAAAMGLSSAAFAADAASTTQAPAATHSTAAKTTHHKKQHKAAAKPAAEQKAQAAKKHKKADAKPAAAQKAQAAKKHKKADAKPAAPQKAQAAKKHHKTAAKPVAQKAQAAKKHHKTTKHQAAKPAAQPAA
- a CDS encoding trypsin-like serine peptidase — protein: MRRDVLLLLCSFYLLPLGAHADESGLSAKDIKTLFFGHDDRKAVSHPEESPWDAIGQLETASGNLCTATLISPNLALTAGHCLLTPPRGKPDKAVALRFISRNGNWVYEIHGIDGRVEPGLGKRLKADGDGWIVPSAAAPSDFGLIVLRYAPSGITPIPLFPGSKADLTAALKAADRKVTQSGYPEDHLDNLYSHQDCIVTGWAQSSVLSHQCDTLPGDSGSPLLLKTEDGWQVIAVQSSAPGPQDRWRADNRAISVTGFRDKLETLAGE
- the kpnF gene encoding multidrug efflux SMR transporter subunit KpnF, producing MQQFEWVHAAWLAIAIVLEIIANVFLKFSDGFRRKIYGILSLAAVLGAFSALSQAVKGIDLSVAYALWGGFGIAATIAAGWVLFGQRLNNKGWAGLILLVAGMVLIKLA
- the kpnE gene encoding multidrug efflux SMR transporter subunit KpnE, translating into MFYWILLALAIVAEITGTLSMKWASVSGGHTGFILMLAMIALSYIFLAFAVKKIALGVAYALWEGIGILLITLFSVLLFDESLSLLKIAGLTTLVAGIVLIKSGTQKKTSKPQEVSHAAV
- a CDS encoding AI-2E family transporter yields the protein MAKPIITLNGLKMVIMLGMLVIILTGIRFAADIIVPFILALFLAVIINPLVQLLVRCRVPRVLAISLLIGLIVMLAVVLLASLGTSLNELARTLPQYRNYLYEPMQTIAPWLQRMGFTVSVVELNKYIDPNAVMTLVTSLLTQLSNAMSSIFLLLLTVVFMLLEVPQLPAKLQQLMSRPVEGMGAIQRAIDSVSHYLVLKTAISLVTGLVVWGMLVLLDVRFAFMWGLLAFALNYIPNIGSVLAAIPPILQVLVFGGLYEALVVLAGYLIVNLVFGNILEPRIMGRGLGLSTLVVFLSLIFWGWLLGPVGMLLSVPLTIIVKIALEQTSGGQSIAFLLSDVSKE